The sequence ATCGATCTGGCGCACAACCTCGGTCTGAAGGTCGTGGCCGAGGGCGTGGAAAACCGGGAGGTCCTGGAGCGCTTGGTGGAGATGGGCTGCGACGCGGCGCAAGGGTATTACATGAGCCGGCCGATCCCCGCCGAGGAACTGGCCCGCTGGCTGTCCGAGTCCCCGTGGGGATTGAAGAACATCCGATCCCACTCGGCTAAATAAATTCCCCGCCCCTTTTGATTGACAAAGCGATCCCGCCGATAAGATAATAGTCGCAGGCATCCCATGAAAAACCTTCTGCGACTGTTCGCCTACATCAAGCCTTACCTTCGGCGGATGGCGCTGGCCGCCGTGCTGATGGCGGCCGTCGCCGCCGTGAACCTCGGCCTGCTCTGGATCGTGCGGGACGTGGTCAACGCGTTCCTTCACAAACCCGACACGGTGGCGCTCAACTCGGCCGT is a genomic window of Nitrospiria bacterium containing:
- a CDS encoding EAL domain-containing protein; the protein is FGAGYSSLGYLKKLPVDEVKVDKSFVLGMAANADDAVIVRSTIDLAHNLGLKVVAEGVENREVLERLVEMGCDAAQGYYMSRPIPAEELARWLSESPWGLKNIRSHSAK